The nucleotide window CGCCCGAGAAGTCAACAGACGACTTCAGCAAGAGAATTTACTCTCTGCTCAGCAGACACCTGGCTCGACCTTATTGTTAACTAACAGTGAACGAAGCAGATTCGAGCAGCAAGTTGAGACTCTTTGGGGCGAAGCCGCTATTGATACTTTCTGAACCTTTGGCCTTAAAGCTCTGGCAACGTTAGATCCGTAAAAACGGTTTCAGCTTTCGTTGTCATAAAGACCTGGGCATCATATTGCTGGACAAAACAAGCATTTAAGGTGACATCTTCATAAAGCCAATAGATAAACCCACCCTGTTCAACGCGCCGACGCCAGTTATAACGGCATTGCACCCAGCCATCAGCTAATTGAGAAATCAGCCTGGGCTCTGATTGAGCTGTTTTATATTCCAGTGTTTTGTTAGGCAAGGAAATACGGAAGCGGTCAATCATAAAATCCACTTGTTCATGGACAAGGTACTGAATCCGTTTCCCTTCAATATCATCACCGTGCTGATCAAGCAGAACTTGATTATCTAGCACCCACTCCGCAGGGGGAATATCGACCCGATATCGGTCAGGTAAATTCATACGCAACTGTTGATGCTGCTCACTTTGCTGACTTTTATCCCACTGCTTCACAATGGTTTGAACGATTAACATGGGCATTTTAAGTATTTTTGGACAAATCCATCTCCGTTAGATGCCCTTTTTGACCATGCGGTTCAGAACGCAAATACTGAGCAGGAGCTTCAACCATACCGTCCAGCTCAACTGCAGCCTGCCAGGCCCAGTGAGGGTTATATAAAATGCCTCTCGCCATAGCGATGGCATCCGCTCGTTCATCAGCCAATATTTGTTCAGCTTGATGTGGTTCAGTAATCAAGCCCACAGCAATCACTGGCATCGATATATATGGCTTAATCGCTTCAGCCAGTGGCACCTGATAACCTGCTTCGACGGGTATTTCTTGCTGTGGTGATAAACCTCCACTACTCACATGCAAGTAATGACAATTGAGCTTGTCCAGTTCAATAGCCAGTGTCGTGCTCTGCTCAACATCCCAACCACCAGGAACCCAGTCGGTCGCTGAGATTCTAACACCGACAACTATGTTCTCGGGAACACAGGCGCGTACAGCGCTAAAGACATCCAGAGTCAGACGCATTCTGTTTTCCAGACTGCCACCAAACTCATCCTGCCGTTGATTGCTCAATGGCGATAAAAACTCATGTAATAAATAACCATGAGCAGCATGAACTTCAATGACCTCAAATCCCAAATCTGCAGCACGTTTTGCAGCCTCAACAAACTGTTGCACAATGGCGGCAATATCATCCTGACTGGCAGCGAGAGGAACAGTTCCATCTTCATGAAAAGGCAATGCCGACGGAGCAATGACTTGCCAACCGTTCTTATCCTCAGGCGATATCGGTGCCCCGCCATGCCATGGTTTTTGTGTGGAAGCTTTCCTGCCAGCATGGGCCAGTTGGATACCCATAGGAATATTTGAATATTTTCTAATGGCAGTAAGCGTCTTCGCTAAGGCAGACGCTGTAGTGTCATCCCATAAACCTAAATCACCGTAGGTTATTCGACCCTCAGCG belongs to Methylophaga thalassica and includes:
- a CDS encoding NADH:flavin oxidoreductase/NADH oxidase, with translation MSVLFSPIDIGPLKLKNRLIIAPMCQYSAEDGQAQDWHTIHLGQLALSGAGLLILEAAAVCAEGRITYGDLGLWDDTTASALAKTLTAIRKYSNIPMGIQLAHAGRKASTQKPWHGGAPISPEDKNGWQVIAPSALPFHEDGTVPLAASQDDIAAIVQQFVEAAKRAADLGFEVIEVHAAHGYLLHEFLSPLSNQRQDEFGGSLENRMRLTLDVFSAVRACVPENIVVGVRISATDWVPGGWDVEQSTTLAIELDKLNCHYLHVSSGGLSPQQEIPVEAGYQVPLAEAIKPYISMPVIAVGLITEPHQAEQILADERADAIAMARGILYNPHWAWQAAVELDGMVEAPAQYLRSEPHGQKGHLTEMDLSKNT